GTGTGCCAGTTGTACCGCCAGGTGCATGGCTGGTTGGCTACGTTCGGCAGGGATAACCGCTGAAAGCATCTAAGCGGGAAGCTCGCCTTGAGATGAGGTCTCCCACCCCGTTGTGGGGGTAAGGCTCCCAGGAGATGACTGGGTTGATAGGCCGGAGGTGTACACGCTGTAAGGCGCCCAGCCGACCGGTACTAATAGGCCGAGGACTTGACCACAAAACTTTTATCCGACCTTGCATGCTGCAGTTGCTGTGTGTGTGTTTGGTTGGGTGATGCTCGCGTCCACTGTGTGACTCAGAGACAACAAACCCGTTCCGCGGGTGGTTGTTTCATGGGGTTACGGCGGTCATAGCGGATGGGAAACACCCGGTTACATTCCGAACCCGGAAGTTAAGCTGTCCAGCGCCGATGGTACTGCACCGGGGACGGTGTGGGAGAGTAGGACACCGCCGGACAAACATTCACAGCACACTGCTGCTGTCACGAAAAGCCGCCCAGGCACTGCCTGGGCGGCTTTTCGCGTTTCCGGGGGGATCCGCTTTGTGCCGGGTTTCCCGCGCGGGCTGTGGGGGTTGTCCTGCCGGCGATGCTGGTGGGGGGAGGGGGGGAGGGGTGGCGGCGTTGGTGTAGTGCCGGCGTTGGTGTGGGGGTGGTTGCCGGGGGCTGGCCGCTCGCGGAGGTGTGGGGTGGCCGGCGTGGGCCGGTTGGCCGTCGTAGGGTGGCGCCGGGTTCGCCGACCTGCGTCCCGCCGTCGCGGCGCCGAACAACGGCGGTCATCGTGATGGACGACTGAGACGGCGGCCGTCGAGGACGACTGAGACGGCGGCCGTCGAGGACGGCTGAGACAGCGGCCGTCGAGAAGAAGTCGGTCAGGGGTGCGGTTTAGTCGGTGTCGAGAAGAAGTCGGCAGGGGTGCGGTCTGGTCGGTGTCGAGAAGAAGTCGGCTGAGGTGCGGTCTGGTCGGTGTCGAGAAGGAGGTCGGCAGGGGAGCGGTGTCGAGAAGTCGGTCAGTGAAGTCGGCTGGGGTGCGGTTCGGTCAGTGTCGAGAAGGAGATCGGGAGGGGAGCGGTTCGGTCGGAGTCGTGGGGGAGTGTAGGGGAATCGGCGGGGGAGTGTCGGTGGGGGGGACTTGCGGGGGGTGGAGGTCGTGGAGTGGTTGGGGGGGTGGGTCAGTAGGCTTCGGGGGTGGAGTACTTGGGGGTTGAGAAGGCGATCTTGCGGCGGGGTGTGGAGTGGGACATCGATCCGACTCTTGACCGGATCAATCAGTTGATGGATCTGCTGGGGCAGCCGCAGCGTGCGTATCCCGTTGTGCACATCACGGGGACGAACGGGAAGTCCAGTACGGCGCGGATGGTGGACACGCTGCTGCGGGAGCGGAACCTGCGGGTGGGGCGGTTCACCAGTCCGCATCTGACGTCCATGCGGGAGAGGATCACCGTGGACGGGAAGCCGCTCAGTGAGGAGCGGTTCGTCCAGGTCTACGAGGACGTGCTGCCGTATCTGGAGCTGGTCGACCAGCGGCACGGCCGCCTGTCGTTCTTCGAGACGTTGACGGCCATGGCGTACGCGGCGTTCGCGGACGCGCCGGTGGACGTCGCGGTGGTCGAGGTCGGGATGGGTGGGACGTGGGATTCCACCAATGTGGCGGACGGGACGGTGGCGGTGGTGACGCCGATCTCGCTCGACCACACGGCGTACCTCGGGCCGGACATCGACGCCATCGCGCGGGAGAAGGCGGGGATCATCAAGCCGGGGGCCACGGCGGTGCTGGCGCAGCAGCCGGTGGAGGCGGCGGAGGTGCTCCTGCGGCGTGTCGCGGAGGTCGGGGCCACGGTCGCGCGTGAAGGTCTCGAGTTCGGGGTCCTGCAGCGCGGAGGGGCCATGGGGGGGCAGATGCTGCGGCTGCAGGGGCTCAAGGGGGTGTACGACGAGGTGTTCCTGCCGCTGTACGGGGACCATCAGGCGGGGAACGCGGCATGTGCTCTGGCCGCGGTCGAGATGCTGACGGCCGGGGACGAGCCGCTGGACGCCGATCTGGTGCGCAACGCGTTCGCGCAGGTGTCGTCGCCGGGACGTCTCGAGGTCGTGCGGCGCGGGCCGACCGTGCTGGTTGACGCGGCGCACAATCCGGGGGCCGCCGAGTCGGTCGTCGAGGCGATCGACGAGTCGTTCGGGTTCTCCCGGCTCATCGGGGTCGTCGCCGTCATGGCGGACAAGGACGTCGCCGGCGTGCTGGAACGACTTGAGCCGATCATGACGGAGGTCGTCGTGACCCGTAACTCCTCGCCTCGTTCGATGGAGGTGGACGAGCTGCGGTCGCTCGCCGAGGACATCTTCGGCACCGAGCGCGTCCACGTCGCGGCGCGCCTCGACGACGCGATCGACATGGCGATCGGTCTGGCCGAGGAGGCGGGGGAGTTCAGCGGCACCGGCGTCCTGATCACCGGTTCGGTGGTCACCGCGGGGGACGCGCGCACTCTGCTGCGCGCGGAGTCCGAATGAGGCATGGCGCGGTGACGGGTGGAGACTCGATGAGCATCACTGCCGTGTCGGAGGGGTGCCGCTTGCGTGCGGAGTCCGAGTGAGGTGCGGCGCGGTGGCGGGAGGAGACGCGATGAGCATTACTGTCATGCCGGAGATGCGCTGGTTGCATGTGGAGTTCGAGTGACGTACGTGGCGTGGTGGCGGACGAGGCTTGAGGAGCATCGTCCGGATGCCGGTCGTGGGTCGGTTGTGCGTGGAGTCGGTGTGACGTGCGGCGTGACGTGCGGTCCGGTGGCGGAGGAGGTGGCCCGATGAACATCACTGTGACGCCGGGGATGCGGCGGTTGTGTGCGAGTGTGCTCGGCATGGAGGCGATCGTGCTCGGGCTGGTGACACCGGTGGCGATCATGGTGAACAAGGTGGAGCCGGCGATCGCCGTCACGGTGGGGCTTGGGCTCGCGGTGCTGTGTGTGGTGGTCGCGGGGCTGCTGAAGCGGCCGTTCGCGTATGTGGCGGGGAGCGTTCTGCAGGTGCTGGCGATCGCCACCGGGTTCCTTGTGCCGATCATGTTCTTCCTGGGAGTGATCTTCGCCGCGTTGTGGATTACCGCGATATTCGTCGCTCGTCGTGTCGAGGGCGTGACTTAGCGCTAAAGTCGGCTGGTATGGCCGTTCCCCCCGCTCCATCAGTGCCGGCGGCGAGGCTCGCCGGGTTCGCCAGGGTCAATCGCCTGCCGTTCGCGGCCGACGTGGTCGTCGGTCTGCTGGCCGTCATCGGGCTCCCCTTGGCGATCGTCGCCATCCCCAACACGATCTCCGTGGTGTCCGCCCTGCTGCCTCCGGGCCTCGCGGGGGTCGGCATCCTGCGGGCCCATGGGCTCGCCCTTCCTGTCATGTTGTGCGTCGTGCCGCTGGCCGGCGCCGCGCTGCGCCGGTTCCGTCCCGCGCCGCTGGTGCTCGCCGGTCTCGCGATGCTGGCCGCGGCCGACCTCGCCGGTGGCTTCGCCGGCTCGGCGTTCGAGGTGGGGGCCCTGCGTGCCATGCACGGCGCCGGCGCGGGGCTCCTCGTCCCCGCGACGTTCGCGGCGGCGTGGGAGCGGCCTCGGGCCGCGCGGCGCGTCCTGGTGCCGCTGTGGGCCGCGGCGTTGTGCGCGAGCCTGCTCGCGGCGCAGGCGCTGGCGTTGTGGCCGCTGGCCGACGTGACGTCGTGGCGCGTGACGCTCCAGCCGTACCCACTGCTGACCGGTGTGGCGCTCGCCGTCGCCGCCGTCCATCTGGCGGTGTCGCGTCGCGGTGAGGCCGGGTCCTCGGCGGCCATCCGGTGGCCGGCGGCGGGACGGAGGGCTCTGGTGCTCACGGCCGGGCCGTCGGCGGGGGTCGCGGCGCTGGCGGTCGGCACGACCTTCAACTGGCCGTCCGAGCTGATCCTGGTGGCGGCCGCCGTCGCCGTCGTCTCGCTGCCCGCCATGGCGTGCGTACGGCAGGCCGGGGGCTCCGAGGAGCGCATGGCCGCTCTTGTCATGATCGCCGTCGGCCTGGTCGTGCTGCCCACCGCGGCCCAGGTGACCTACGTCGAGCTCGGTGGTCTCGGCGGGCCGGGGCTGTCCGGGCTGTGGGCCGCGTTCGCCTTGGCCGCGCTCGCGGCGTTCGCCGCCGCCTTTGCCGCTGTCCGCTTCATCACGGCACGCTCCCGTGTCGCCGTCACGTCGACCGGCGCGGTCGATCCGTCCGCGAAGTTTCCCGGCCCCGCGGCGCTCGAAGGCGCCGCCGCGGCGCGGTCGTCCGCGAGCGGGCCGTCACACCGGGATGTCGGTGACGACCCGGTGCCGCTGGACGGCACGGCGTCCGGCCTCGGAGCCGATGGCGGCGCGCAGAGCCGTGCGGTGGACGGGCCGGT
The window above is part of the Sphaerisporangium rubeum genome. Proteins encoded here:
- a CDS encoding glutamate ligase domain-containing protein; translation: MEYLGVEKAILRRGVEWDIDPTLDRINQLMDLLGQPQRAYPVVHITGTNGKSSTARMVDTLLRERNLRVGRFTSPHLTSMRERITVDGKPLSEERFVQVYEDVLPYLELVDQRHGRLSFFETLTAMAYAAFADAPVDVAVVEVGMGGTWDSTNVADGTVAVVTPISLDHTAYLGPDIDAIAREKAGIIKPGATAVLAQQPVEAAEVLLRRVAEVGATVAREGLEFGVLQRGGAMGGQMLRLQGLKGVYDEVFLPLYGDHQAGNAACALAAVEMLTAGDEPLDADLVRNAFAQVSSPGRLEVVRRGPTVLVDAAHNPGAAESVVEAIDESFGFSRLIGVVAVMADKDVAGVLERLEPIMTEVVVTRNSSPRSMEVDELRSLAEDIFGTERVHVAARLDDAIDMAIGLAEEAGEFSGTGVLITGSVVTAGDARTLLRAESE
- a CDS encoding DUF4233 domain-containing protein, giving the protein MNITVTPGMRRLCASVLGMEAIVLGLVTPVAIMVNKVEPAIAVTVGLGLAVLCVVVAGLLKRPFAYVAGSVLQVLAIATGFLVPIMFFLGVIFAALWITAIFVARRVEGVT